A stretch of the Acidobacteriota bacterium genome encodes the following:
- a CDS encoding CpsB/CapC family capsule biosynthesis tyrosine phosphatase, which yields MIDIHSHVLPGIDDGAEDLPESVAMCRRAAEDGCTAIIATPHQRHRLWWNAESDDLHQLRGLVQSELDGEIQILGGAEIRVDSELLDDLDAGVTTPLAGSRYLLVEFARSGFGPVPEDTIHELSVAGWRPILAHPELLPWLAEDIPRLTQLVELGALLQITAMSVTGEFGQRPQRAVHGLLEARLPHFMASDCHGMATRPPGLSAARELVSQRWGSELAQRLTEIHPRAILEDSELPPW from the coding sequence ATGATCGACATCCACTCCCACGTGCTCCCGGGGATCGACGACGGCGCCGAAGACCTCCCGGAGTCGGTGGCCATGTGCCGGCGTGCCGCCGAGGACGGTTGTACCGCCATCATCGCCACGCCGCACCAGCGCCACCGGCTGTGGTGGAACGCCGAAAGCGACGACCTGCACCAGCTCCGCGGACTGGTGCAGAGCGAGCTGGACGGTGAGATTCAGATTCTGGGCGGCGCGGAGATCCGCGTCGACTCCGAGCTACTGGACGACCTGGACGCCGGCGTCACCACCCCGCTGGCCGGCAGCCGCTACCTGCTGGTGGAATTCGCCCGCAGCGGCTTCGGGCCGGTGCCGGAGGACACCATCCACGAGCTGAGCGTCGCCGGCTGGAGGCCGATCCTCGCCCATCCCGAGCTCCTGCCCTGGCTGGCCGAGGACATCCCCCGGCTCACTCAGCTGGTGGAGCTCGGCGCGCTGCTCCAGATCACCGCCATGAGCGTCACCGGCGAATTCGGCCAGCGGCCCCAGCGGGCGGTGCACGGGCTCCTCGAGGCCCGCCTGCCCCACTTCATGGCCAGCGACTGCCACGGCATGGCCACCCGGCCACCGGGACTCTCTGCGGCGCGGGAGCTGGTGAGCCAACGTTGGGGCTCGGAGCTGGCCCAACGGCTCACCGAAATCCATCCGCGAGCGATTCTCGAAGATTCCGAGCTGCCGCCCTGGTAG
- a CDS encoding polysaccharide biosynthesis tyrosine autokinase codes for MNHRPDLQAPGTDPFGQEPDSALDVKEYLHKLRRHWRLIALVALVCTVAGVVMYFITPKLYTARAVLQIERRSLTPLLGSENPWLENWFNLEFYPTQERLLQSRGLAERVVRDLDLVNNPSFESPRPEGWEGTEDASAALDEAALARIANRIRGGLSVRRIRETQLVELTYTSRSPEMSAKLANGFAEAFIDQGIDSRFENAGKASTFIAEQIETLKREISERELQLQDLSRRTDIVDLDPQANTTIQRLRTLDQDYSNAKNDRIEMEARYRELLALPAESVADSFSGGEVSQQRSNLASLRQDYNSRLNVFKPEWPEMVELKSRIETAEENLRQMVEENAALARETARAAYQAALRKEQTLDRDLNALKSQTVDQKSSRLEIANLEDEVRTRRELLNELLRRQSETDVASRLQNSRASNVRIVDTALVPGGASHPSLRRNVGMGLLAGLLLGIGLALLLEYLDRTLKSSEELERILGLPTLAVIPDISHNERGYYGYGNRLLPSYGAEGQRSGKSSSKSGKSKSRRSKEGRPEEADAKIELLPYTKPRLAIAEAYRSLRTALLLSSAQQLRAVTITSAEAGEGKTATAANLAVVMAQLGRNVLIVDGDLRKPRQHQLFRTSNRSGLVNHLVGDTEAKDVIFRTEIPHLYICPSGPTPPNPSELLSSKKMTSFLDYALERFDFVVIDTPPTLAVTDSTLLGALTDGVVLCCRAGKLQREEARACRDRLHFAEIRILGAVLNRFRPTAGSSSYARKYRYYESYMDAEADSAKDSRADSAA; via the coding sequence TTGAACCACCGACCCGACCTGCAAGCGCCGGGTACGGATCCCTTCGGCCAGGAGCCGGATTCCGCCCTGGACGTCAAGGAGTACCTGCACAAGCTCCGCCGGCACTGGCGCCTCATCGCCCTAGTGGCCCTGGTGTGCACCGTCGCCGGCGTCGTGATGTACTTCATCACTCCCAAGCTCTACACCGCCCGGGCGGTTCTGCAGATCGAACGCCGCAGCCTGACGCCGCTGCTGGGGAGCGAGAATCCCTGGCTGGAGAATTGGTTCAACCTCGAGTTCTACCCCACCCAGGAGCGGCTGCTGCAAAGCCGCGGCCTGGCGGAGCGGGTGGTGCGGGACCTCGACCTGGTCAACAACCCGAGCTTCGAGAGCCCCCGGCCGGAGGGTTGGGAAGGCACCGAAGATGCCTCCGCGGCCCTCGACGAGGCGGCCCTGGCGCGCATCGCCAACCGCATCCGCGGCGGCCTCAGCGTGCGGCGCATTCGGGAGACCCAGCTGGTGGAGCTGACCTACACCTCGCGCTCGCCGGAGATGTCCGCCAAGCTGGCCAACGGCTTCGCCGAAGCGTTCATCGACCAGGGCATCGACAGCCGTTTCGAGAACGCCGGCAAGGCCTCCACATTCATCGCCGAGCAGATCGAGACCCTCAAGCGTGAGATCAGCGAGCGCGAGCTCCAGCTCCAAGACCTCAGCCGCCGCACCGACATCGTCGATCTCGACCCTCAGGCCAACACCACCATTCAGCGGCTGCGCACCCTGGACCAGGACTACAGCAACGCCAAGAACGACCGCATCGAGATGGAAGCGCGCTACCGCGAGCTGCTGGCCCTGCCGGCGGAGAGCGTCGCCGACAGCTTCTCCGGCGGCGAGGTGAGCCAGCAGCGCAGCAACCTCGCCAGCCTGCGCCAGGACTACAACTCCCGTCTCAACGTCTTCAAGCCCGAGTGGCCGGAGATGGTGGAGCTCAAGTCGCGCATCGAGACGGCGGAAGAGAATCTGCGCCAGATGGTGGAAGAGAACGCTGCCCTGGCCCGGGAGACGGCGCGGGCGGCGTACCAAGCGGCGCTGCGCAAGGAGCAAACCCTGGATCGGGACCTCAACGCCCTCAAGAGCCAGACCGTCGATCAAAAATCCAGCCGCCTGGAGATCGCCAATCTGGAGGACGAGGTGCGCACCCGCCGCGAGCTGCTCAACGAGCTGCTGCGCCGGCAGAGCGAGACCGATGTCGCCAGCCGCCTGCAGAATAGCCGCGCCTCCAACGTACGCATCGTCGACACCGCTCTGGTCCCCGGCGGCGCCTCCCACCCCTCCCTGCGTCGCAACGTCGGCATGGGCCTGCTCGCCGGGTTGCTGCTGGGCATCGGCCTGGCGCTGCTGCTGGAGTACCTGGACCGGACCCTCAAGAGCAGCGAGGAGCTGGAGCGCATCCTCGGCCTGCCCACCCTGGCGGTGATCCCCGACATCAGCCACAATGAGCGCGGGTACTACGGTTACGGCAACCGCCTGCTGCCCAGCTACGGCGCCGAGGGCCAGCGAAGCGGCAAGAGCAGCAGCAAGAGCGGCAAATCCAAGAGCCGCCGGAGCAAAGAAGGCCGTCCGGAGGAAGCGGATGCCAAGATCGAGCTGCTGCCCTACACCAAGCCTCGCCTGGCCATCGCCGAGGCCTATCGGTCGTTGCGCACGGCGCTGCTGCTGTCCAGCGCTCAGCAGCTTCGGGCGGTGACCATCACCTCCGCCGAGGCCGGCGAGGGCAAGACCGCCACCGCCGCCAACCTGGCGGTGGTGATGGCGCAGCTGGGCCGCAATGTGCTGATCGTCGACGGCGACCTGCGCAAGCCCCGGCAGCACCAGCTCTTCCGCACCTCCAACCGCTCCGGGCTGGTCAACCACCTGGTGGGGGATACGGAGGCCAAGGACGTCATCTTCCGCACCGAGATCCCCCATCTCTACATCTGTCCTTCCGGCCCGACGCCGCCCAACCCCTCGGAGCTGCTCTCCTCTAAGAAGATGACCAGCTTCCTGGACTACGCCCTCGAGCGCTTCGATTTCGTGGTCATCGACACGCCGCCGACCCTGGCGGTCACCGACTCCACCCTCCTCGGCGCCCTGACCGACGGCGTCGTCCTGTGCTGCCGCGCCGGCAAGCTCCAGCGCGAGGAAGCCCGGGCCTGCCGGGACCGCCTGCATTTCGCCGAGATCCGCATCCTCGGCGCCGTGCTCAACCGCTTCCGGCCCACCGCCGGCAGTTCGAGCTACGCCCGCAAGTATCGCTACTACGAGAGCTACATGGACGCGGAGGCGGACTCCGCCAAAGACTCTCGCGCCGATTCCGCCGCTTGA
- a CDS encoding polysaccharide biosynthesis/export family protein yields MMRKTLPSALFLALLVSVLPSLAQQPTTDDGYRIGARDLLEIRVFEVPDLNGERRVAPEGTISFPPLGDVPLAGLTVGAAEELIKQKLEEKYFQRATVSVQVREYRSKPISVIGAVKQPGNLGFSGRWTLLEAITAAGGLAENHGSVIYVLRRASNGLSAQVEISVADLMVAGNPRANIPIFANDLINVASTIEVTVYCLGELAQPGSVIFKSTERITLLAAIARAGGLTERASPKMVIKRTRGGTEEEIEVDFRRILGGKENDFPLQDGDVVVVKESFF; encoded by the coding sequence ATGATGCGGAAAACACTGCCCTCAGCCCTCTTCCTAGCCCTGCTCGTTTCCGTCCTGCCGTCCTTGGCTCAACAGCCGACGACGGACGACGGCTATCGCATCGGAGCCCGCGACCTGCTCGAGATCCGGGTCTTCGAGGTCCCCGACCTCAACGGAGAGCGGCGAGTGGCGCCGGAGGGCACCATCAGCTTTCCCCCATTGGGTGACGTTCCCCTGGCCGGGCTCACCGTCGGCGCGGCGGAGGAGCTGATCAAGCAGAAGCTCGAAGAAAAATACTTCCAGCGGGCTACGGTGTCAGTACAGGTGCGTGAGTACCGCTCCAAACCCATCTCCGTCATCGGCGCGGTGAAGCAGCCGGGCAACCTCGGCTTCTCCGGCCGCTGGACCCTGCTGGAGGCCATCACCGCCGCCGGCGGGCTGGCGGAAAATCACGGATCGGTGATCTACGTTCTGCGGCGGGCGAGCAATGGGCTGTCCGCTCAGGTGGAAATCTCGGTGGCGGACCTGATGGTAGCGGGGAACCCCCGCGCCAACATCCCCATCTTCGCCAACGACCTGATCAACGTCGCGTCCACCATCGAGGTCACCGTCTACTGTCTGGGAGAGCTCGCCCAGCCGGGATCGGTGATCTTCAAGAGCACCGAGCGCATCACCCTGCTGGCCGCCATCGCCCGCGCCGGTGGCCTCACCGAGCGCGCGTCTCCCAAAATGGTGATCAAGCGCACCCGCGGCGGCACCGAAGAGGAAATCGAAGTCGATTTCCGGCGCATCCTGGGGGGCAAGGAAAACGACTTCCCGCTTCAGGACGGTGACGTGGTGGTGGTCAAGGAGAGCTTCTTTTGA